The genomic region CAGTCCTTTGGTCTACGTTGTAGTAGAaatggctatataaataaacgagACTTGAgacaaagttaaaaagaagagcatttattttatttatttatttttacaatacacactacacttcaaaagtttggggtcagtaaatttttattctttcttgtttttaaagaaattaaaacttttattcagtaaggatgtgatagcaaatatttatattgttagaaaatatttagatattgaataaatgctgttgattttaactttttattcatcaaagaatcctgaaaaaagtattgatgtttccaaaaaaataaaaaataaaaaaatatttggcagcaaAAGTAAAACAACGCGTTAAAGTTTCAGCGAGTGTGCAACGcacatgaatatttaattaaccaCACAGGCAGTTTATGATTGGCTGTCAGTTGGTAAACTACTCACTGTGCCATTCTAGCACCATTGCAATATCTTTGTATTGCTTTCACCAGGGTAACAACACCGAGCTGTTTCTAACAAGCAAGGGAAGCGGTGCAAATCCGAGATGGATGACGACGCAGTAGAGGTGGCGTCAGACAACAGTCTGCCGTTAGGAATCGGGGCTTCCGCCTTCGGTAGTGAAAATGGGGAGGAAGCAGACGACTTCATTCCTCAGAGGACACTTCCATTCTCCCTCGGATTTTCCAATCCTGCGgggtaatatgtttttttttttggtaatctgATATTGGTGTAATAAGGTTCAGCCAGGAATAGCCATGTTGACGTAGGCTACGCGTCAGCCGCACGCATGTTTGTCTGTTGTGTAagtgcgccacctgctggtaagaTCTGGAACACGCCAAAATCAAGATGTTACTTATGTGATGAGTTTAGAGTTACTTGCCTTACATGGTTAATTACAACTCATTCGCTTTCAATTTActgatttttttcatgtttcgTTTTTCTGTAATCTACAATGATCGTCCTCATCAGACAACACGTGGAGAGAGCAGAGTCCCCTGCATCCAGTTATGCCTCCATGCAGAGTGACAGCTGGTCAGAAACAAGAGAAGAGCATGAACCCAGCTGCACTCAGTAAGTTTACTTCCATTCCTTTTGACCCGaagactatttattattattattattattattattaatttatttgcagaGTTAATATGTTCTACATACACAGTTAAAGggtatttttaaagaaatgctttTATCAGTAGCATGCTGTAAGAGTGAAAATGATACTTATGAGTTATTTGAAAGAGACTTTGCTCTATATGCTTGTGGCTAAGGTTGTCATTCTCGTAAGTCCGCTTTTGATTTTCTACAGGGTTCAGTTGTGCAGACGGGACTCGTCTGCTTCTAGCAGTGAAGAGTTTAATAGTGATGATGAGGACAATAATATGGAGGTCAGTGCTGAAGAAAGGTGAGTTGAAGTAACATGATGCATCCGTACCATTTAAACTTTGCCAGTATCATGGTCATATTGATATACAATTCAGATGTCATAATAAACATGTTAGTCAAGCACCCCTTGATGGACAGAGATGATTTAGAGTTAAATTTTTATATACTGGCCTATATTGCTTTGCCATAATTTATTACCGTATTTAATGTATTCACATAATTATTTACTATAAGATGTTTACATTTCCATTGAAATAATTATTGTACAAAACCATACATAATACATGTTTTCATTCTAGAATACattcataagagacttctttcaaaaacattaagaaaaaaatcttactgaccacaacattttgaacagtagtgtagtttttcatttattgttacattaatgcattaaatatatatatatattttctaaattaaGCACACGTAAGAAGATCAAAAAGGAAGGAGGTGTGAAACAACAAAATGTTTCTGCTCCTGTAAAACCAGAGTTGGTAGTAGATCCGAATGAAAAAAGACATCCAGCAATGACGGTGGAATTTGCCTTTAAGGTGAGGCCTACAACCATTGGTCATCCAATTAAAGCAATAACAATATTTCCAATAAGTGCCTTTCACATTAAGTTGAGAAAACTAACATTATTGCTATATCACAGGCCCTCACCAGCTGCCTAAAGAAACTTGCAGAGGATGAATTAAAGTACTTCAAAAAACTGCTGTGGGATCGATATCCAGAGCGCTTCCGTGATCCGCTGGACGGAGTTGATCTTGTGGATCTGGTGGATAAGATGCTAGAGCTATGCGATATTGAAGTTTCTCTGAAGATCACGCTGGCgctctttaatatcatgaacgcTAAAAAGCTGGTTGAATATCTGTTAGGTCTATGCAAAAGAAGTAAGTTCTATTATTTTGTCCCTGCCAAAACACTGCAGTGCTTTTCAAACCGTTGCCTTAAAAATCTTTCTTTGTGATGTTCCACAGATGAAGTGCGCTACGAGTTGAAATTGACTCTGAAGAGGAAGTATGAGATGGTATATGAGGGTTTTAGTCAACAAGGACAGCCAATCCCCTTTGAGTCAGTCTATACAGACCTTTACATTACAGATGGCATTAATGCATCAATCAACAGTGAGCACGAGTTCAGATCAAAGATAGAAGTGCTCGCAGAGACTGCCAAAGTGAACAGGAAGCCGTTAACTGGAAATGACATATTTTCCCAGGAGAACCTGAGGTCAAGGCCTGTAAGATCGGTGTTAGCCAGGGGAGTCCCAGGATGTGGCAAATCATTTGCAGTGCAGCGCTTCATCCTCGATTGGGCAGATGGAAGAGTCCACCAAGACGTCTTCTTTCTCATTCCTCTACACTTCAAGGAGCTAAATAAAATGCTAGAAGGAGAGTATACCCTCCTGAGTCTAGTCAGCACCCTCTATCCAGAGATGAAGGAAATAGATTCTCTCGATTTTGAGGGCTGTCTGGTAATGTTCATTTGCGATGGCCTAGATGACACTCAAATCCCCTTTAATTTCCGGAGAACGGTGTATTGGTGTGACGCGACCAGGCCT from Carassius carassius chromosome 47, fCarCar2.1, whole genome shotgun sequence harbors:
- the LOC132130431 gene encoding protein NLRC3-like is translated as MDDDAVEVASDNSLPLGIGASAFGSENGEEADDFIPQRTLPFSLGFSNPAGQHVERAESPASSYASMQSDSWSETREEHEPSCTQVQLCRRDSSASSSEEFNSDDEDNNMEVSAEESTRKKIKKEGGVKQQNVSAPVKPELVVDPNEKRHPAMTVEFAFKALTSCLKKLAEDELKYFKKLLWDRYPERFRDPLDGVDLVDLVDKMLELCDIEVSLKITLALFNIMNAKKLVEYLLGLCKRNEVRYELKLTLKRKYEMVYEGFSQQGQPIPFESVYTDLYITDGINASINSEHEFRSKIEVLAETAKVNRKPLTGNDIFSQENLRSRPVRSVLARGVPGCGKSFAVQRFILDWADGRVHQDVFFLIPLHFKELNKMLEGEYTLLSLVSTLYPEMKEIDSLDFEGCLVMFICDGLDDTQIPFNFRRTVYWCDATRPTSVQVLITNLIRGNLLYDAYVWIISRAGALDVIPPEHVQQLLEVRGFTDDQKEAYFRKTIADRDLAERVIAHIRSSKTLFIMCHLPLFCWVASKVLQRQFQFLQPSAQLPRTLTNLYTIMLHGQTQMSIEKLQNDPTEDTKNLTADQLLIKLAKLSYSMLEKNEFQIEKEHWDDVGLPESYPAMACTGLCTEFYREKFVIYTEKVSCFAHPTIQEYLAALHVFYCFKKHGKNILEQNKLKALKVSLADVLRSAVDKALSSKNSNYDIFLRFLLGLSMEANQELLKNILQISSSSNQNARDETTRYISKKIKEGHFPEKTENLWGCIDELNPQ